The genomic interval CAGCCCACCCCTTCAGAGCGAGTGTCTTGGTGATGGCTGCCGTCAAGGTCGTCTTGCCGTGGTCAATGTGACCAATGGTACCAACGTTCACATGTGGCTTCGTCCGCTGGAATACCTCTTTGGACATGCTAGATTATTCCTCCTGCGCTGGTAAGTCGCGATTGGGCCGCCCAAAACTGGAGGGCGGCCTTTGTGCGCACCAACTTCCTATAGCTTTTCCTGAAGAAAACACTTCTTACGAGAGCCCACGATCGGATTTGAACCGATGACCTCATTCTTACCAAGAATGTGCTCTACCGACTGAGCTACGTGGGCAAGTTGCCTGCTTGTTGACAACAGACGGTACACTGGCGCCATCGATTACAAGGTGGGCAGGGGCGGATTCGAACCACCGAAGGCGTAGCCAGCTGATTTACAGTCAGCTCCCTTTGGCCGCTTGGGTACCTGCCCGCAGAATTTTTCAATTAAAAAAGAGCAACCAGCCGTCGCTCAGGAGCCGACGGCCGGATTTGAACCGGCAACCGTCCGCTTACAAGGCGGATGCTCTGCCGATTGAGCTACGTCGGCTTAACAGATCGATTATAGCACAAATCCGATGTGCATCCAAACCATTGCCAGACGATGGCGCTTGCCTGACAGCGAAGTGGCAGTATACTTACTGCTCCCGATTTTGTCAAATATCGGGGCGAGTCAAGCGGTGGGAATTTCAATCTCAGGGGGCCCACCATCGGTGACCAGGTAGGGGTTATCGGGCGGCGCGCCACCAGGCAGACCATAGATTCGATTCAGAATAGCTCGCTCGCGCTGCTCGATGGTATCCAGAAATTCATCAGGTTGGCGCAACGATTTCCAGGCATCAAGGCCCCGTTCCAGAAAGTTTTGCATCTCGATCCAGCCCAATCGCTGGGCGGGACCCTTCGCTACCCGCAAGGTGGAACCGACCAACGGAAGTCGTCCAACTCGATCCAGATGTTTGCCCACCTCCGTCACCAGATCGATCTGTCGAACCCGGTCATCGTAATTGTTGCATAACCGGTAGGCCTCTTCATATTGCCAGGTCTCAAAATGATCAGTCACACCCAGGTGTGTTGTCAACGCTTCGGCCAATTCCTGGTCCAGTTGTTGGGACAGAGCATTTACTTCCAGGGCCAATGCCAACGGGACCAGCGTGGCTTCCGGAAGGAATCGATTCATGAAATCGAAGATGCGCTGCCCATCATAATCCCGCTGGGCGAAATCCAGGGGCGCGTAAACATCGCTCAGGAAGAAGCGGCAGGCCTTGCTGGTTTCGGGGTTCTTCAGAAAATCAGCATGGGTGCGTGACAGCCGCACCGATTGCCAGGTGCCCAGGTAGGCCAATAGGGGAGGCAAAACTCTGTTTTCAACCTGTTCATGATATGACAGGCTGTCGCGCAGGCCGCCAATTAGCCTGGCCGTATCCCGAATACCGGGTGATGTTGGTTTCTGGTCCTTCGCAGCGGACGAAGAAACTTCTGTTGTCATAGTTGGGTCACTATCCTTTTCAAAACGTCAGGCGTGGGTCCCAGTATACACCGGCGCAAGAAAAGCAGCAATAACCGGATTTCCCAATTCGCACCAGTGGTTGTAGAATCTGGTCATCTTCGTCTTCCGGGCATTGACAGCTTTTATCGAAGCGGTCAACTGTCGCCGGCTCAAAGTGACACATTTCAGCAACTGGGGTGCACGAGGTGGACAGGATCCTTTGCGGCCAGGTAAAGGGATTGGATCGATGAAGCGAACGGTTTTGATACTCATGGTGATGCTCATAGCCTCAGGGCTTATGGCGTCCATTTTGCTGCTCGCCTCCGGGCCCGCCGTGACTCAGGCATCGCCGGTGCATCCGGCAGTGTTGGCGAGCCTGGAAGAGGCTTCGGATGGGACCGTCGGCTTTTTCGTTCTGATGAAGGATCAGGCCGATCTGAGCTTTGCCGATCAGATCGACGACTGGCAGGCAAAGGGACGGTGGGTCCAGGGTCAGTTGCAGACCACTGCGGATAGCTCACAAAGCGAACTGGCACAGGTCTTGACCCGGGAGCGCAGCACTGGGCACATTGATCAGTGGCAACGTTTCTGGATCGTCAATACGCTCTGGGTGGAGGGGGACCGGTACGCGGTCGAGGCACTGGCCCGGCAGCCGGGGGTGGCGCATATCCTTCCACCGATGAAACTTGAACTGCCAGCGGTTGAGGATGCGCCGGGTTTCGAAAGGGAACCGGATCAAATCCCGTGGAACTTGCAGCAGATCAACGCTGACGATGTCTGGGATCTGGGCTACGACGGCGAGGGTATCGTTGTGGGTGTCCTCGATACCGGTGTCGAGTACGACCATCCCGCCCTGATCCGGCAGTACCGGGGCAGCAACGGCAATGGACCACCCGTCCACGATTACAATTGGTACGATCCCTACTGGGACACCGGGTTTCCCCAACCCCTGCCCGTTACTTCTACCGTTACCCCGGGCGATCTGCGACCCTACCACGGTACCCATGTGACCGGTATCCTGGTCGGGCGGGAGCAAGATGGTTCCCATCAGATCGGCGTTGCGCCGGGCGCCCGCTGGATGTCTGCCTATGGCTGTTGTCCCGATAACGACACTCTGCTGGAAGCCCTCCAGTGGTTTGTGGCGCCGACCCGAAGGGATGGCAGCGGCGCGGATCCCGCTAAGCGTCCCCATGTGTTGCAGAATTCCTGGGGCGGGACCGGCGGCAGCACAATCTTTGCCCAGGCTATGGCAACCATCAAGGCGGCCGGTATCTTTGTATCGGTCTCGGCGGGCAATTTCGGCGAAGATGGCTGCGCGACGCTGGCATCGCCCGGGGACAATCCTGGCGTGTTCAGTGTTGGTGGGACTGGTATCAGTGGCAATATGGATACTATGTATCCTCTATCTTCCCGGGGCCCTAATCCTTTTACCGGTTCGATCGGCCCGGACGTGGTGGCGCCCGGTGATTCTATCGTGTCTTCCTGGCCTGGATCTACGGATTACCACGCCCTTAGCGGAACTTCCATGGCTGCTCCCCATGTGGCAGGAGCCGTCGCCCTGCTCTGGCAGGCCAATCAAGCATTGATCGGCAAGGTGGATCACACCGCCGAGTTGCTGCGCAAGACCGCCGAGCCAGTGATCCATGCCGGGCAGGTCTGCGGCGGGGTGGATAGCGGCAACCAGCATCCCAACAACACGGCCGGTTGGGGGCGTCTGGATGTGCTGCGGGCCCTCGAGCTTGCGGGCAGAGGCGATGGCAGCCTGACCGTACGGGTTACCGACGAGCAGGGACACAGTCTGGATGATGCGATGGTCAGCCTGGCAAGAAGCATTTCCGGCCTGGGCCAGGTGGCGCTCGACGGGCAAGCTGTGAACGGTGAATATCAGTTCATTGTGGCGCCAGGCCTGGCCACAGTTTCCGCCGAACGCTTCGGATATGAGTCCGATTCTGCCTTTGTCATGGTGAATACTTATTCCTCGGTGACCATTGTCCTTCGGCGGAGCCCACAGTTTTCCGTGCAGGGTGTGGTCTGGTCGGAGCTTCCCTTCAAGATGTACGTTCCAGCGATTCTCAGCGGCGGCGACGGGCGAGGGATTGCCCGCAGCGCCAGTTCTGGCCGTCGACAACCCGACGATGCTCACGGCTTGGAGGCTACGGTTACCGTTCTTGATAGCCCTTTGCCACCGGTGATGACCGACTGCAGCGGTGCTTTCAATCTGATGCTGCCCGAAGGGAGTCACCGGCTGCTGGTTGAGGCTCTTGGCTACGAGCCGCAAACGATCACTATGGTGGTAGATGGTCCTGAAACGCTAGCGGTTGCGCTGCAGCCGGCCTGGGACTACCGCATGGAGGACAGCCGCGATGGATCGGTGGCCTATAACTGGATCGAAGCTTCCGGGGGTACGGCTTACAGTTTACGTGATGACGACCGTGCTGAGATCAGCCTGCCGCAGGGGCGTTCATTCCGGTTTTATGGGCAAGAGTACGGCATTGTGTATGTGTTATCCAACGGGATCGTCAACTTTGGTGTTCCTGCACTCCGTTATCAGGGTGTCATTCCCTTCGAAGGCCAGCCCAACAACGCCATTTACGCCCTGGGCGAGGACCTAAACCCCCGGGCGCGGGAACAGTACAGTACCACGTACAACAACAGAATCTACGTGCTGGATACCGGCAACAGGATGGTGATCCAATACGACGAGGTGGAACACTGGTCAACCGGGCATCCCGAGACCTTCCAGGTGATTCTGGAATACGCAACAGCGGAGATCACCCTGCAATACCAGAAGGTGAGCTGGCCCGATCACACGACAGTGGGCGTAGAGAACGAGACAGGTAACCGGGCTGTGGTCTATTCCCGGGATAACTCAGCCCACCTTACCAATGGACGGGCGGTTCGTTTTACCCCGGTGTTCGGGCAACCGCCCCAGTCGTGCGGGCAGTAATCATCCTGGTGCAAAAAGACAGCCTTGACTCCGTCCCATAAGTCAGATAAAAAAACACCGCCAGCATGGCGGTGTTTTTTGTGTGGTCGGTCACTGGTGCCGCTACATCGCCTCACCTTCGCTGCTATCGGCAAGGATCTCCCCGAGGGACACCAGGGCGTAGCCGGCATCCTGAAAGGATTGCAGGACCCGGGGCAGGGCATCCAGGATAATCTGGCGATCAGAATGCGTGTAATAGAGGGCTCCTGGCGCCGCGTTGCCGTAGACATTGTCGTAGATCGTCTGGGCAGTCGCCCCATCCCGCCACTCGTCGGCACCATAAGTCCAGATGACGGTGGTCCAGCCCAGGTCATAGGCCGTTTTCACGCTAAGCTCGCTACGGGAACCGTAGGGTGGCCGGAAGAAGGGTCGGGTTGTCTGGCCCGTCAGTTCCATCACCAGTTCTTCGGTATCCTCCAGTTCCTTGGTCACCTCCTCGGCGCCGAGGGAATTAAAAGCTGCGTGAGTCCAGGAATGGTTTGCCAGTTCATGGCCGCGTGCCGCAATCTTCTGGGTCGCCTCGGGGTACCAGGACACCCATTCTCCCTGCAGGAAGAAGGTAGTTCTGTAATCGAATTCGTCCAGGATGTCCAGGACCTTGTAGAGCATTTGCGGGTCCCCCTGAACATCAAAGCTGATGTTGACCTGTGGCCGGCCGTCTGGTGCGC from Chloroflexota bacterium carries:
- a CDS encoding GTP-binding protein — translated: MSKEVFQRTKPHVNVGTIGHIDHGKTTLTAAITKTLALKGWA
- a CDS encoding S8 family serine peptidase, whose protein sequence is MKRTVLILMVMLIASGLMASILLLASGPAVTQASPVHPAVLASLEEASDGTVGFFVLMKDQADLSFADQIDDWQAKGRWVQGQLQTTADSSQSELAQVLTRERSTGHIDQWQRFWIVNTLWVEGDRYAVEALARQPGVAHILPPMKLELPAVEDAPGFEREPDQIPWNLQQINADDVWDLGYDGEGIVVGVLDTGVEYDHPALIRQYRGSNGNGPPVHDYNWYDPYWDTGFPQPLPVTSTVTPGDLRPYHGTHVTGILVGREQDGSHQIGVAPGARWMSAYGCCPDNDTLLEALQWFVAPTRRDGSGADPAKRPHVLQNSWGGTGGSTIFAQAMATIKAAGIFVSVSAGNFGEDGCATLASPGDNPGVFSVGGTGISGNMDTMYPLSSRGPNPFTGSIGPDVVAPGDSIVSSWPGSTDYHALSGTSMAAPHVAGAVALLWQANQALIGKVDHTAELLRKTAEPVIHAGQVCGGVDSGNQHPNNTAGWGRLDVLRALELAGRGDGSLTVRVTDEQGHSLDDAMVSLARSISGLGQVALDGQAVNGEYQFIVAPGLATVSAERFGYESDSAFVMVNTYSSVTIVLRRSPQFSVQGVVWSELPFKMYVPAILSGGDGRGIARSASSGRRQPDDAHGLEATVTVLDSPLPPVMTDCSGAFNLMLPEGSHRLLVEALGYEPQTITMVVDGPETLAVALQPAWDYRMEDSRDGSVAYNWIEASGGTAYSLRDDDRAEISLPQGRSFRFYGQEYGIVYVLSNGIVNFGVPALRYQGVIPFEGQPNNAIYALGEDLNPRAREQYSTTYNNRIYVLDTGNRMVIQYDEVEHWSTGHPETFQVILEYATAEITLQYQKVSWPDHTTVGVENETGNRAVVYSRDNSAHLTNGRAVRFTPVFGQPPQSCGQ
- a CDS encoding polysaccharide deacetylase family protein, yielding MRLEKLMIPNGRIRTVTLLIGLLILLLALAACGGDEPESKTVAQVEVAAPTDIPAPTDTPTTVPTATPTDTPVPTDTPSPEPTATPTASPTPLPTDTPSPEPAGDRPAASPDLVYMGNPSAPDGRPQVNISFDVQGDPQMLYKVLDILDEFDYRTTFFLQGEWVSWYPEATQKIAARGHELANHSWTHAAFNSLGAEEVTKELEDTEELVMELTGQTTRPFFRPPYGSRSELSVKTAYDLGWTTVIWTYGADEWRDGATAQTIYDNVYGNAAPGALYYTHSDRQIILDALPRVLQSFQDAGYALVSLGEILADSSEGEAM